A single window of Onychostoma macrolepis isolate SWU-2019 chromosome 16, ASM1243209v1, whole genome shotgun sequence DNA harbors:
- the LOC131522234 gene encoding leukocyte elastase inhibitor-like isoform X4: MEHLSGANTRFSLNLFKKIGGGNASKNVFYSPISISSALAMVLLGAKENTAAQMFKVISHNVSADQIHSSFNKLMSELNKPGAPYVLGLANRLYGEQSYQFLEKFLNDAKRYYEAGLEEVDFKKKSEAARVNINKWVEKKTQEKIKDLLGPRSVIETTKLVLVNAIYFKGNWEKKFPKEATRDGQFKLNKTQTKPVKMMRQKSKFPLTFIPEMDSQVLELPYVGKNLSMLIILPNEIHDETTGLQKLEKALTYEKLMEWTKPSKMQKQEVRVSLPRFKMEETYDMKNLLISMGMEDVFDGQKVNLSGMSPNKDLVVSGVIHKAYVEVNEEGTEAAAATAIVGLTTAMPVDPKTFTADHPFLFFIRHNPSNSILFFGRFCSP; this comes from the exons ATGGAGCACTTGTCCGGAGCAAACACACGATTCTCTCTAAACCTGTTCAAGAAGATCGGTGGAGGAAACGCCTCAAAAAATGTGTTCTACTCTCCGATCAGCATCTCCTCGGCTCTGGCCATGGTGTTGCTCGGAGCAAAAGAAAACACAGCAGCGCAGATGTTTAAGGTGATCTCACA TAATGTTTCAGCCGACCAAATTCATTCCAGCTTCAACAAGCTCATGAGTGAACTGAACAAACCAGGAGCTCCGTATGTGTTGGGTCTCGCCAACCGTCTCTACGGAGAGCAATCCTACCAGTTTCTTGAG AAATTCCTTAATGATGCAAAAAGATACTATGAAGCCGGACTGGAGGAGGTGGACTTCAAGAAGAAATCAGAGGCTGCACGTGTCAACATCAACAAATGGgtggagaaaaaaacacaag AGAAGATCAAGGACTTGTTGGGACCGCGAAGTGTTATTGAAACAACAAAACTGGTCTTGGTGAACGCCATCTACTTCAAGGGGAACTGGGAGAAGAAATTCCCAAAGGAAGCCACCAGAGATGGACAGTTTAAGCTGAACAAG acTCAAACTAAACCAGTGAAGATGATGCGACAGAAGTCAAAGTTTCCTCTGACCTTCATCCCAGAGATGGACAGTCAGGTTCTGGAGCTGCCGTATGTCGGGAAGAATCTCAGTATGTTGATCATCCTTCCTAACGAGATTCACGATGAAACCACTGGCCTTCAGAAG CTTGAAAAGGCACTGACCTACGAGAAGCTCATGGAGTGGACCAAACCCAGCAAGATGCAGAAACAAGAAGTTCGAGTATCTCTGCCCAGATTTAAGATGGAGGAAACCTATGACATGAAGAATCTTCTGATCAGCATGGGAATGGAGGATGTGTTTGATGGGCAGAAGGTGAATCTTTCAGGCATGTCGCCCAACAAAGACCTGGTGGTGTCGGGGGTAATTCATAAAGCCTATGTTGAAGTAAATGAGGAAGGAACCGAAGCGGCTGCAGCCACCGCCATCGTCGGTTTAACAACTGCAATGCCAGTAGACCCAAAAACCTTTACTGCAGACCATCCGTTCCTTTTCTTCATCCGTCATAATCCCTCCAACAGCATTCTGTTTTTTGGACGCTTCTGCTCACCTTAA
- the LOC131522234 gene encoding leukocyte elastase inhibitor-like isoform X2 codes for MEHLSGANTRFSLNLFKKIGGGNASKNVFYSPISISSALAMVLLGAKENTAAQMFKVISHLFRIYIFKCFFSNASDQIHSSFNKLMSELNKPGAPYVLGLANRLYGEQSYQFLEKFLNDAKRYYEAGLEEVDFKKKSEAARVNINKWVEKKTQEKIKDLLGPRSVIETTKLVLVNAIYFKGNWEKKFPKEATRDGQFKLNKTQTKPVKMMRQKSKFPLTFIPEMDSQVLELPYVGKNLSMLIILPNEIHDETTGLQKLEKALTYEKLMEWTKPSKMQKQEVRVSLPRFKMEETYDMKNLLISMGMEDVFDGQKVNLSGMSPNKDLVVSGVIHKAYVEVNEEGTEAAAATAIVGLTTAMPVDPKTFTADHPFLFFIRHNPSNSILFFGRFCSP; via the exons ATGGAGCACTTGTCCGGAGCAAACACACGATTCTCTCTAAACCTGTTCAAGAAGATCGGTGGAGGAAACGCCTCAAAAAATGTGTTCTACTCTCCGATCAGCATCTCCTCGGCTCTGGCCATGGTGTTGCTCGGAGCAAAAGAAAACACAGCAGCGCAGATGTTTAAGGTGATCTCACATTTgttcagaatatatatattcaaatgctTTTTTTCAAATGCTT CCGACCAAATTCATTCCAGCTTCAACAAGCTCATGAGTGAACTGAACAAACCAGGAGCTCCGTATGTGTTGGGTCTCGCCAACCGTCTCTACGGAGAGCAATCCTACCAGTTTCTTGAG AAATTCCTTAATGATGCAAAAAGATACTATGAAGCCGGACTGGAGGAGGTGGACTTCAAGAAGAAATCAGAGGCTGCACGTGTCAACATCAACAAATGGgtggagaaaaaaacacaag AGAAGATCAAGGACTTGTTGGGACCGCGAAGTGTTATTGAAACAACAAAACTGGTCTTGGTGAACGCCATCTACTTCAAGGGGAACTGGGAGAAGAAATTCCCAAAGGAAGCCACCAGAGATGGACAGTTTAAGCTGAACAAG acTCAAACTAAACCAGTGAAGATGATGCGACAGAAGTCAAAGTTTCCTCTGACCTTCATCCCAGAGATGGACAGTCAGGTTCTGGAGCTGCCGTATGTCGGGAAGAATCTCAGTATGTTGATCATCCTTCCTAACGAGATTCACGATGAAACCACTGGCCTTCAGAAG CTTGAAAAGGCACTGACCTACGAGAAGCTCATGGAGTGGACCAAACCCAGCAAGATGCAGAAACAAGAAGTTCGAGTATCTCTGCCCAGATTTAAGATGGAGGAAACCTATGACATGAAGAATCTTCTGATCAGCATGGGAATGGAGGATGTGTTTGATGGGCAGAAGGTGAATCTTTCAGGCATGTCGCCCAACAAAGACCTGGTGGTGTCGGGGGTAATTCATAAAGCCTATGTTGAAGTAAATGAGGAAGGAACCGAAGCGGCTGCAGCCACCGCCATCGTCGGTTTAACAACTGCAATGCCAGTAGACCCAAAAACCTTTACTGCAGACCATCCGTTCCTTTTCTTCATCCGTCATAATCCCTCCAACAGCATTCTGTTTTTTGGACGCTTCTGCTCACCTTAA
- the LOC131522234 gene encoding leukocyte elastase inhibitor-like isoform X3, translating to MEHLSGANTRFSLNLFKKIGGGNASKNVFYSPISISSALAMVLLGAKENTAAQMFKVISHLFRTADQIHSSFNKLMSELNKPGAPYVLGLANRLYGEQSYQFLEKFLNDAKRYYEAGLEEVDFKKKSEAARVNINKWVEKKTQEKIKDLLGPRSVIETTKLVLVNAIYFKGNWEKKFPKEATRDGQFKLNKTQTKPVKMMRQKSKFPLTFIPEMDSQVLELPYVGKNLSMLIILPNEIHDETTGLQKLEKALTYEKLMEWTKPSKMQKQEVRVSLPRFKMEETYDMKNLLISMGMEDVFDGQKVNLSGMSPNKDLVVSGVIHKAYVEVNEEGTEAAAATAIVGLTTAMPVDPKTFTADHPFLFFIRHNPSNSILFFGRFCSP from the exons ATGGAGCACTTGTCCGGAGCAAACACACGATTCTCTCTAAACCTGTTCAAGAAGATCGGTGGAGGAAACGCCTCAAAAAATGTGTTCTACTCTCCGATCAGCATCTCCTCGGCTCTGGCCATGGTGTTGCTCGGAGCAAAAGAAAACACAGCAGCGCAGATGTTTAAGGTGATCTCACATTTgttcagaa CAGCCGACCAAATTCATTCCAGCTTCAACAAGCTCATGAGTGAACTGAACAAACCAGGAGCTCCGTATGTGTTGGGTCTCGCCAACCGTCTCTACGGAGAGCAATCCTACCAGTTTCTTGAG AAATTCCTTAATGATGCAAAAAGATACTATGAAGCCGGACTGGAGGAGGTGGACTTCAAGAAGAAATCAGAGGCTGCACGTGTCAACATCAACAAATGGgtggagaaaaaaacacaag AGAAGATCAAGGACTTGTTGGGACCGCGAAGTGTTATTGAAACAACAAAACTGGTCTTGGTGAACGCCATCTACTTCAAGGGGAACTGGGAGAAGAAATTCCCAAAGGAAGCCACCAGAGATGGACAGTTTAAGCTGAACAAG acTCAAACTAAACCAGTGAAGATGATGCGACAGAAGTCAAAGTTTCCTCTGACCTTCATCCCAGAGATGGACAGTCAGGTTCTGGAGCTGCCGTATGTCGGGAAGAATCTCAGTATGTTGATCATCCTTCCTAACGAGATTCACGATGAAACCACTGGCCTTCAGAAG CTTGAAAAGGCACTGACCTACGAGAAGCTCATGGAGTGGACCAAACCCAGCAAGATGCAGAAACAAGAAGTTCGAGTATCTCTGCCCAGATTTAAGATGGAGGAAACCTATGACATGAAGAATCTTCTGATCAGCATGGGAATGGAGGATGTGTTTGATGGGCAGAAGGTGAATCTTTCAGGCATGTCGCCCAACAAAGACCTGGTGGTGTCGGGGGTAATTCATAAAGCCTATGTTGAAGTAAATGAGGAAGGAACCGAAGCGGCTGCAGCCACCGCCATCGTCGGTTTAACAACTGCAATGCCAGTAGACCCAAAAACCTTTACTGCAGACCATCCGTTCCTTTTCTTCATCCGTCATAATCCCTCCAACAGCATTCTGTTTTTTGGACGCTTCTGCTCACCTTAA
- the LOC131522234 gene encoding leukocyte elastase inhibitor-like isoform X5 has product MEHLSGANTRFSLNLFKKIGGGNASKNVFYSPISISSALAMVLLGAKENTAAQMFKVISHFDAPNVSADQIHSSFNKLMSELNKPGAPYVLGLANRLYGEQSYQFLEKFLNDAKRYYEAGLEEVDFKKKSEAARVNINKWVEKKTQEKIKDLLGPRSVIETTKLVLVNAIYFKGNWEKKFPKEATRDGQFKLNKTQTKPVKMMRQKSKFPLTFIPEMDSQVLELPYVGKNLSMLIILPNEIHDETTGLQKLEKALTYEKLMEWTKPSKMQKQEVRVSLPRFKMEETYDMKNLLISMGMEDVFDGQKVNLSGMSPNKDLVVSGVIHKAYVEVNEEGTEAAAATAIVGLTTAMPVDPKTFTADHPFLFFIRHNPSNSILFFGRFCSP; this is encoded by the exons ATGGAGCACTTGTCCGGAGCAAACACACGATTCTCTCTAAACCTGTTCAAGAAGATCGGTGGAGGAAACGCCTCAAAAAATGTGTTCTACTCTCCGATCAGCATCTCCTCGGCTCTGGCCATGGTGTTGCTCGGAGCAAAAGAAAACACAGCAGCGCAGATGTTTAAGGTGATCTCACATTT CGATG CTCCTAATGTTTCAGCCGACCAAATTCATTCCAGCTTCAACAAGCTCATGAGTGAACTGAACAAACCAGGAGCTCCGTATGTGTTGGGTCTCGCCAACCGTCTCTACGGAGAGCAATCCTACCAGTTTCTTGAG AAATTCCTTAATGATGCAAAAAGATACTATGAAGCCGGACTGGAGGAGGTGGACTTCAAGAAGAAATCAGAGGCTGCACGTGTCAACATCAACAAATGGgtggagaaaaaaacacaag AGAAGATCAAGGACTTGTTGGGACCGCGAAGTGTTATTGAAACAACAAAACTGGTCTTGGTGAACGCCATCTACTTCAAGGGGAACTGGGAGAAGAAATTCCCAAAGGAAGCCACCAGAGATGGACAGTTTAAGCTGAACAAG acTCAAACTAAACCAGTGAAGATGATGCGACAGAAGTCAAAGTTTCCTCTGACCTTCATCCCAGAGATGGACAGTCAGGTTCTGGAGCTGCCGTATGTCGGGAAGAATCTCAGTATGTTGATCATCCTTCCTAACGAGATTCACGATGAAACCACTGGCCTTCAGAAG CTTGAAAAGGCACTGACCTACGAGAAGCTCATGGAGTGGACCAAACCCAGCAAGATGCAGAAACAAGAAGTTCGAGTATCTCTGCCCAGATTTAAGATGGAGGAAACCTATGACATGAAGAATCTTCTGATCAGCATGGGAATGGAGGATGTGTTTGATGGGCAGAAGGTGAATCTTTCAGGCATGTCGCCCAACAAAGACCTGGTGGTGTCGGGGGTAATTCATAAAGCCTATGTTGAAGTAAATGAGGAAGGAACCGAAGCGGCTGCAGCCACCGCCATCGTCGGTTTAACAACTGCAATGCCAGTAGACCCAAAAACCTTTACTGCAGACCATCCGTTCCTTTTCTTCATCCGTCATAATCCCTCCAACAGCATTCTGTTTTTTGGACGCTTCTGCTCACCTTAA
- the LOC131522234 gene encoding leukocyte elastase inhibitor-like isoform X1, which produces MEHLSGANTRFSLNLFKKIGGGNASKNVFYSPISISSALAMVLLGAKENTAAQMFKVLSFTNPPKPGAATPAPNVSADQIHSSFNKLMSELNKPGAPYVLGLANRLYGEQSYQFLEKFLNDAKRYYEAGLEEVDFKKKSEAARVNINKWVEKKTQEKIKDLLGPRSVIETTKLVLVNAIYFKGNWEKKFPKEATRDGQFKLNKTQTKPVKMMRQKSKFPLTFIPEMDSQVLELPYVGKNLSMLIILPNEIHDETTGLQKLEKALTYEKLMEWTKPSKMQKQEVRVSLPRFKMEETYDMKNLLISMGMEDVFDGQKVNLSGMSPNKDLVVSGVIHKAYVEVNEEGTEAAAATAIVGLTTAMPVDPKTFTADHPFLFFIRHNPSNSILFFGRFCSP; this is translated from the exons ATGGAGCACTTGTCCGGAGCAAACACACGATTCTCTCTAAACCTGTTCAAGAAGATCGGTGGAGGAAACGCCTCAAAAAATGTGTTCTACTCTCCGATCAGCATCTCCTCGGCTCTGGCCATGGTGTTGCTCGGAGCAAAAGAAAACACAGCAGCGCAGATGTTTAAG GTCTTGAGCTTTACCAATCCTCCCAAACCTGGCGCCGCGACTCCAGCTCCTAATGTTTCAGCCGACCAAATTCATTCCAGCTTCAACAAGCTCATGAGTGAACTGAACAAACCAGGAGCTCCGTATGTGTTGGGTCTCGCCAACCGTCTCTACGGAGAGCAATCCTACCAGTTTCTTGAG AAATTCCTTAATGATGCAAAAAGATACTATGAAGCCGGACTGGAGGAGGTGGACTTCAAGAAGAAATCAGAGGCTGCACGTGTCAACATCAACAAATGGgtggagaaaaaaacacaag AGAAGATCAAGGACTTGTTGGGACCGCGAAGTGTTATTGAAACAACAAAACTGGTCTTGGTGAACGCCATCTACTTCAAGGGGAACTGGGAGAAGAAATTCCCAAAGGAAGCCACCAGAGATGGACAGTTTAAGCTGAACAAG acTCAAACTAAACCAGTGAAGATGATGCGACAGAAGTCAAAGTTTCCTCTGACCTTCATCCCAGAGATGGACAGTCAGGTTCTGGAGCTGCCGTATGTCGGGAAGAATCTCAGTATGTTGATCATCCTTCCTAACGAGATTCACGATGAAACCACTGGCCTTCAGAAG CTTGAAAAGGCACTGACCTACGAGAAGCTCATGGAGTGGACCAAACCCAGCAAGATGCAGAAACAAGAAGTTCGAGTATCTCTGCCCAGATTTAAGATGGAGGAAACCTATGACATGAAGAATCTTCTGATCAGCATGGGAATGGAGGATGTGTTTGATGGGCAGAAGGTGAATCTTTCAGGCATGTCGCCCAACAAAGACCTGGTGGTGTCGGGGGTAATTCATAAAGCCTATGTTGAAGTAAATGAGGAAGGAACCGAAGCGGCTGCAGCCACCGCCATCGTCGGTTTAACAACTGCAATGCCAGTAGACCCAAAAACCTTTACTGCAGACCATCCGTTCCTTTTCTTCATCCGTCATAATCCCTCCAACAGCATTCTGTTTTTTGGACGCTTCTGCTCACCTTAA